In Chitinophaga sp. HK235, a single window of DNA contains:
- a CDS encoding response regulator transcription factor, with translation MVDQAVAGKILVVDDELDILEIISYNLKSAGYDTVTAKDGSEAIQKAKIFRPDLIMLDIMMPNKNGIDTCRELRKIPDFKDTMVLFLTALNDEKSEIDGLNMGADDYIAKPIKPKLLVSRINALFRRLHKAEETQVQLGDLIIDREKFTVTYKGQEIILAKKEFELLQLLASKPGRVFLRNEILNQVWGTEVIVGDRTIDVHIRKIRQKIGIDLITTVKGVGYKFEM, from the coding sequence ATGGTAGACCAAGCGGTTGCAGGTAAAATACTGGTAGTAGATGATGAGTTGGACATCCTGGAGATTATCAGCTACAATCTCAAATCGGCAGGTTACGACACCGTAACAGCCAAAGACGGCAGCGAGGCTATACAGAAAGCAAAAATATTCCGGCCCGATCTGATCATGCTGGATATCATGATGCCCAACAAAAATGGTATCGACACCTGTCGGGAACTCAGGAAGATTCCTGATTTTAAAGATACCATGGTGCTGTTCCTGACAGCGCTCAACGATGAAAAATCTGAAATTGACGGTTTGAATATGGGCGCCGATGACTATATCGCCAAACCCATCAAACCCAAATTACTGGTAAGTCGTATCAACGCCCTTTTCCGCCGCCTGCATAAAGCAGAAGAAACACAGGTACAGCTGGGCGATCTGATCATAGACCGGGAAAAATTCACCGTTACCTACAAAGGTCAGGAAATCATACTTGCCAAAAAGGAATTTGAGTTGTTACAGCTGCTCGCCTCCAAACCAGGCCGTGTATTCCTGCGCAATGAGATCCTGAACCAGGTATGGGGTACAGAAGTGATCGTTGGTGACCGAACCATCGATGTGCATATTCGTAAAATACGGCAGAAAATAGGGATCGACCTGATCACCACCGTAAAGGGAGTAGGTTATAAATTTGAAATGTAA
- the atpE gene encoding ATP synthase F0 subunit C: protein MALLTVLLQAAAVSGLAKAGGAVGAGIAAIAAGIGVGNIGKSALESIARQPEAANDIRANMILAAALVEGVALFGVIAGLLAVVL, encoded by the coding sequence ATGGCACTTTTGACTGTTTTATTGCAGGCTGCTGCAGTATCTGGTTTAGCTAAAGCTGGTGGCGCTGTAGGCGCTGGTATCGCTGCTATCGCTGCTGGTATCGGTGTGGGCAACATTGGTAAAAGCGCTCTGGAGTCTATCGCTCGTCAACCAGAAGCTGCTAACGACATCCGTGCGAACATGATCCTGGCTGCTGCGCTGGTTGAGGGTGTTGCCCTCTTCGGTGTAATCGCTGGTCTGCTGGCGGTAGTTCTGTAA
- a CDS encoding helix-turn-helix transcriptional regulator, protein MKTSTLEHWEWKAQQAIAYARNHPFMDISLQKVADMLSVSKDNFSHKFAKLMGEPYLHFVKRSRLEAGIGYLRHSNFSISEISERCGYTNESFSKAIRGWFNASPTTIREVDYLPAELHTLEQTRIVTDSHQDYEEYFNMERTVDEKLPAFTLYYNILPGISDPVRGMVVYMDKYTEQLRTLIAAVKMDTPRIITGTLDVVPVTTYDRMMMYVGLLLPNIASNDQAHYRIMVEYHERFKLVDMQIPEGHYKKLEVPLSFSEAGLPMYKFINSNCREGNFKMRTNNFFISLPEPHRSEIFIPWQK, encoded by the coding sequence ATGAAAACGTCAACTCTGGAACACTGGGAATGGAAAGCACAGCAAGCCATTGCCTATGCCCGAAATCACCCTTTCATGGATATCAGCCTGCAGAAAGTTGCAGATATGCTGTCAGTCTCAAAAGATAATTTCTCACACAAGTTTGCCAAACTAATGGGAGAACCTTATCTCCATTTTGTAAAACGCAGCAGACTGGAAGCCGGCATAGGATACCTGCGACACAGCAATTTCAGTATCAGCGAAATCAGTGAAAGGTGCGGCTATACCAACGAATCATTTTCCAAAGCTATCCGCGGCTGGTTCAACGCCAGCCCGACTACTATCAGGGAGGTGGATTATCTGCCGGCAGAACTGCATACGCTGGAACAAACCAGAATTGTTACAGACTCCCACCAGGACTACGAGGAATACTTTAACATGGAACGCACAGTAGATGAAAAACTGCCCGCCTTCACCCTTTATTACAACATACTCCCCGGTATCAGTGACCCCGTTAGGGGAATGGTGGTATACATGGATAAATACACAGAACAACTCCGGACCCTGATAGCTGCCGTTAAAATGGACACTCCAAGGATCATCACCGGCACACTGGATGTTGTTCCCGTTACCACCTACGACCGCATGATGATGTACGTAGGACTGCTGCTCCCCAACATCGCGTCCAACGATCAGGCACATTACCGGATTATGGTAGAGTACCACGAACGCTTTAAGCTGGTGGACATGCAAATACCTGAGGGACATTATAAAAAGCTGGAAGTGCCCCTCAGCTTTTCTGAAGCAGGACTTCCCATGTACAAATTCATTAACAGCAACTGCAGGGAAGGGAATTTTAAAATGCGGACCAATAACTTCTTTATCTCGCTACCAGAACCACACCGCTCCGAAATCTTTATTCCCTGGCAGAAATAG
- a CDS encoding MBOAT family protein, translating to MIDISKLYSLLLYNPSDPVLFNSAFFFYFFALFLLCYLAVSRSQAGRVWVYTVFSLYFFYKACGFYVGLVVLSAIVDFNLSRWIYFTTSLRVKKSLLIFSILLNIGLLFYFKYTDFFIGIVNDMTNGHISPLHLLLPIGISFYTFENLSYTIDVYRGEIKPVNRFMDYLFFLSFFPKLMMGPIVRAADFIPQIYQPYRLNGEDIGRGMALIVGGLFKKIVISDFIYQNFVQYIFDDPSKHTGLECLLGVYGYALVIYCDFSGYSDMAIGIARWTGFKIPPNFDSPYQSASITEFWRRWHISLSSWLRDYLYIPLGGNRKGKVRQYINLALTMLIGGFWHGASWNFIFWGGLHGAALAIDKVRIDSQKKRKTTIAGWQKVGGILLTFHFVCFCWIFFKAATFHDAWALIHQIVYDFQPGIFLQLYDGYAAVFWVMILGFVLHFLPAKTEMRMANVLGRLPLAGSIAVMVIFIWLLVQVKSTQPMIPIYFQF from the coding sequence ATGATCGACATTAGTAAGCTGTATTCCCTGCTGTTGTACAACCCATCAGATCCGGTACTGTTCAACAGTGCCTTCTTCTTTTATTTCTTCGCCCTCTTCCTGTTGTGCTATCTGGCTGTCAGCCGTAGCCAGGCAGGCAGGGTATGGGTGTACACTGTTTTTTCACTTTATTTCTTTTATAAGGCCTGCGGCTTTTATGTTGGTCTGGTGGTGCTTTCGGCCATTGTTGACTTTAATCTGTCGCGCTGGATATACTTTACCACAAGCCTCCGTGTCAAAAAATCGTTGCTGATATTCAGTATTCTCCTGAATATCGGGCTGTTGTTCTATTTTAAATACACCGACTTTTTTATCGGTATTGTCAACGATATGACCAACGGACATATCAGTCCGCTGCACCTGTTGCTGCCGATTGGTATCTCTTTTTATACTTTTGAAAACCTCAGTTATACCATCGATGTGTACCGGGGTGAGATAAAACCGGTGAACCGTTTCATGGATTACCTGTTTTTCCTGTCTTTCTTCCCCAAACTGATGATGGGCCCTATCGTAAGGGCGGCGGACTTTATTCCGCAGATCTATCAGCCTTACCGGCTCAATGGCGAAGATATCGGCAGGGGAATGGCGCTCATCGTTGGGGGCTTGTTTAAAAAGATTGTTATCTCCGACTTTATCTATCAGAACTTTGTACAGTATATTTTTGATGACCCCAGCAAACATACCGGCCTGGAGTGCCTGTTGGGCGTTTATGGGTATGCGTTAGTGATCTATTGCGACTTTTCCGGTTACTCTGATATGGCCATCGGTATTGCCCGCTGGACCGGCTTCAAGATTCCACCTAACTTTGATTCTCCTTACCAGAGTGCTTCTATTACGGAATTCTGGCGCCGCTGGCATATCTCTTTGTCCAGCTGGTTGCGCGATTACTTGTATATCCCGTTGGGCGGTAACCGTAAAGGCAAGGTACGGCAGTATATCAATCTGGCACTGACCATGCTGATCGGTGGTTTCTGGCATGGTGCCAGCTGGAACTTTATTTTCTGGGGTGGCTTACATGGTGCGGCACTGGCGATAGATAAAGTGAGGATAGACAGTCAGAAAAAGCGTAAGACCACTATCGCCGGTTGGCAGAAAGTTGGCGGTATCCTGCTGACATTCCATTTTGTATGTTTCTGCTGGATCTTCTTTAAAGCAGCTACTTTCCACGATGCATGGGCGCTCATTCATCAGATAGTATACGACTTCCAGCCGGGTATCTTCCTGCAGCTGTATGATGGTTATGCCGCTGTATTCTGGGTAATGATACTGGGTTTTGTGCTGCATTTCCTGCCTGCCAAAACGGAGATGCGGATGGCAAATGTACTGGGCCGGCTGCCGCTGGCTGGCAGTATTGCCGTGATGGTGATCTTCATCTGGTTGCTGGTACAGGTGAAAAGTACCCAGCCTATGATCCCGATCTATTTTCAGTTCTGA
- the atpB gene encoding F0F1 ATP synthase subunit A — translation MVALVMVLGLHSFGNFSYAAHNEGGTEPATHQDAVAEEPKKFDAKEVILGHVKDAHDWHLFSIGETHATIPLPVIIYNPTRGLSVFSSSQFHHGHEAHDGYRLVNAHYVHEKGLDPAKYADGKVIAVDANDMPTGEEIYDLSITKNITSMIIAAVLLIILMLNVAKAYRVRGAKKAPKGFQSLIEPVIIFMRDEVVKPNIPGKAEKYTPFILTIFFFILINNLLGLLPGSANVTGNIAVTAALAIISFIATMFSTNKHFWGHIFNPPVPMGVKVILAPVELIGVVTKPVSLAIRLFANILAGHIIILSIISLVFIFGSLSKVAGYGFLPITIAFNIVMMMLELLVAFIQAFIFANLTAVFIGQAMEGGHDDHH, via the coding sequence ATGGTAGCACTTGTGATGGTTTTAGGCCTTCACAGTTTTGGTAATTTTTCCTATGCGGCACATAATGAGGGCGGTACCGAGCCAGCAACTCATCAGGATGCAGTAGCTGAAGAACCAAAAAAATTTGATGCTAAGGAAGTAATTCTCGGACACGTTAAGGACGCACATGACTGGCATCTGTTCAGCATAGGCGAAACGCATGCGACCATTCCGCTGCCTGTGATTATTTATAATCCTACACGTGGACTTTCTGTATTTTCTTCTTCCCAGTTTCATCATGGTCATGAAGCGCATGACGGTTACCGTCTGGTAAACGCGCACTACGTGCATGAGAAAGGACTGGATCCGGCTAAATATGCAGATGGCAAGGTAATCGCAGTAGATGCGAACGATATGCCGACCGGCGAGGAGATCTACGATCTCTCCATCACCAAAAACATCACCTCTATGATTATTGCGGCTGTGCTGCTGATCATTCTGATGCTGAACGTAGCGAAGGCGTACCGTGTTCGTGGTGCCAAAAAAGCGCCTAAAGGCTTCCAGAGCCTGATTGAGCCGGTGATCATCTTCATGCGTGATGAGGTGGTAAAACCAAACATTCCTGGTAAAGCAGAGAAGTATACTCCGTTTATACTGACTATTTTCTTCTTTATTCTGATTAACAACCTGTTGGGTCTGTTACCTGGTTCTGCCAACGTAACCGGTAACATCGCTGTGACTGCTGCGCTGGCTATCATCAGCTTTATAGCTACTATGTTCTCTACCAACAAACATTTCTGGGGACATATCTTTAATCCTCCTGTGCCTATGGGCGTGAAGGTCATCCTGGCTCCGGTAGAGCTGATTGGTGTGGTTACCAAGCCGGTATCACTGGCAATCAGGTTGTTTGCCAACATTCTGGCAGGTCACATCATCATCCTGAGTATTATTTCCCTGGTGTTCATCTTTGGATCTTTAAGCAAGGTGGCTGGTTATGGCTTCCTGCCAATAACTATTGCGTTCAACATCGTAATGATGATGCTGGAGTTGCTGGTTGCCTTTATCCAGGCCTTTATCTTTGCCAACCTGACAGCCGTGTTTATTGGCCAGGCAATGGAAGGTGGACATGATGATCATCACTAA
- a CDS encoding porin, with product MFRALLLTALLSGTFSVARAQFLMDMIDTTTELGKGMIAMYQKYDALRFSGYIQPQFQLAEAKGISSYAGGDFPPAVNNRFSLRRGRIRVDYERYDHHDMPVVQFAFQFDGTERGVFIRDFYGRVFESRFNMFSLAGGMFARPFGYEVNLSSADRETPERGRMSQILMKTERDLGAMVSFEPRRKNHPLRYLKIDAGLFNGQGLTGPTDFDSHKDFIGRIAMKPYRFKGNKWVLSAGVSVLYGGMEQFTPSIYRMGTVNGQKAFVLDSSGHNVGRIAPRHYYGADVQLRIPNGPGRGYTQFRAEYIRGSQTATANTTETPGVIPTDAQGNRLPLYIRRFDGAYLYFIQNLASDRHQLVVKYDWYDPNKDVKGKEIGAPGTNLTAADIRYNTLGMGYVYYPNEHLKFMVYYDWVENENTSLAGFTSDVKDNVLTCRMQFRF from the coding sequence ATGTTCAGAGCTCTTCTCCTGACAGCCCTTCTATCAGGCACTTTTTCTGTTGCCAGGGCACAATTCCTGATGGATATGATTGATACCACCACTGAGTTGGGGAAAGGGATGATCGCCATGTACCAGAAATATGACGCGCTGCGTTTCAGTGGTTATATTCAGCCTCAGTTCCAGCTGGCGGAGGCGAAAGGTATCAGCAGTTATGCCGGTGGTGATTTTCCTCCGGCTGTCAACAATCGTTTTTCGCTGCGTCGTGGACGTATACGCGTGGATTATGAGCGTTACGATCACCATGATATGCCGGTAGTGCAGTTTGCCTTTCAGTTTGATGGAACGGAGCGGGGTGTGTTTATCCGGGACTTCTACGGCCGTGTGTTTGAATCCCGCTTTAATATGTTTTCGCTGGCAGGTGGTATGTTTGCCCGGCCTTTTGGTTATGAGGTAAATCTTTCCTCTGCCGACCGTGAAACGCCGGAGCGTGGCCGCATGTCACAGATACTGATGAAAACGGAGCGGGACCTCGGGGCGATGGTGTCTTTTGAACCCCGCCGGAAAAACCATCCCCTGCGTTATCTCAAAATAGATGCGGGCCTGTTCAACGGGCAGGGACTTACCGGGCCTACCGATTTCGACAGTCATAAGGATTTTATCGGGCGTATAGCCATGAAGCCTTATCGTTTTAAAGGCAACAAATGGGTACTGTCTGCCGGTGTATCTGTATTGTACGGAGGTATGGAACAGTTTACCCCCTCCATTTACCGCATGGGTACTGTAAACGGACAAAAGGCTTTTGTACTGGATTCCAGCGGGCATAATGTGGGCAGGATTGCGCCCCGTCATTACTACGGTGCTGATGTACAGCTGAGGATACCCAACGGGCCCGGGAGAGGGTATACCCAGTTCAGGGCAGAATATATCCGCGGATCTCAGACAGCTACGGCGAATACAACAGAAACACCTGGTGTGATCCCTACAGATGCGCAGGGTAACCGACTGCCGCTGTATATCCGGCGCTTTGATGGTGCTTATCTGTATTTTATACAAAATCTGGCCAGTGACCGGCATCAGCTGGTAGTTAAATACGACTGGTACGACCCCAATAAGGATGTAAAAGGAAAAGAGATCGGCGCCCCCGGCACCAATCTCACTGCAGCAGATATCCGCTACAATACCCTGGGTATGGGCTATGTATACTACCCCAACGAGCACCTGAAGTTTATGGTGTACTACGACTGGGTGGAGAATGAAAATACAAGCCTGGCAGGCTTTACCTCTGATGTGAAGGATAATGTGCTGACCTGCCGGATGCAGTTCCGTTTCTGA
- a CDS encoding ABC transporter ATP-binding protein produces MENLAVKKVFDFSLLRRIFTFAAPYKRALYLSMVMTVIFAVISPLRPYLIQVTVDKYIASQLTRMLVTVTIIQMVLLLLESVVRFYFSYLTNWLGQSVVKDLRVTVYKKIIRLNLAFFDKTPIGTLTTRTVNDIEAINDVFSEGIISIVSDLLTIVAILVVMFLADWRLTLVSLSPFPILIFATYVFKESVNKSFYRVRNAVSALNAFVQEHLTGMVVVQAFTSEKREFARFKHINKEHRKANIDAIFAYSVFFPVVEIILAISLGLMVWWGSNKVLNYEVTQGVMIAFIMYLNMLFRPLRMLADKFNTLQMGMVASERVFKVLDNQDYIPDKGHQPADKMQGAITFDHVSFAYVEDRYVLKDITFQAKPGDTVAIVGHTGSGKTTIISILNRLYEIQKGSIKIDDIALPDYSLEALRSKIGVVLQDVFLFSGSIYDNITLHNGAITREQVEEASKLIGIHDFIMQLPGGYDYQVMERGSTLSLGQRQLISFVRALLYNPAILILDEATSSVDTESEMMIQNAIDKLIADRTAVIIAHRLSTISKADKIIVLDKGEIKEMGTHEELLKLEGFYFKLHSMQFNANKV; encoded by the coding sequence TTGGAAAATCTGGCCGTAAAGAAAGTATTTGATTTTAGTTTGTTACGACGCATCTTCACGTTCGCGGCGCCTTATAAACGGGCTTTATATCTGTCCATGGTGATGACGGTGATTTTTGCGGTTATCTCCCCGTTAAGACCCTATCTGATCCAGGTTACCGTAGATAAATACATTGCCAGTCAGCTGACTCGTATGCTCGTCACCGTTACCATCATACAGATGGTTTTACTGTTGCTCGAAAGTGTCGTAAGGTTTTATTTCTCTTATCTCACCAACTGGCTGGGACAGTCTGTGGTAAAAGACCTGCGGGTGACCGTCTACAAAAAGATTATCCGCCTCAACCTGGCATTTTTTGATAAAACACCGATCGGTACGCTCACCACTCGTACAGTGAACGATATCGAAGCCATCAATGATGTGTTTTCGGAAGGTATTATTTCCATCGTATCTGACCTGCTGACGATTGTGGCCATCCTGGTGGTGATGTTTTTGGCAGACTGGCGTTTGACGCTGGTCAGCCTTTCTCCTTTTCCAATATTGATTTTCGCGACTTATGTGTTTAAGGAGAGTGTCAACAAGTCTTTTTACCGTGTCAGGAATGCGGTGTCTGCGCTGAATGCCTTTGTACAGGAACACCTCACCGGTATGGTGGTAGTACAGGCTTTTACATCAGAGAAGCGGGAGTTTGCCCGTTTTAAGCATATCAACAAAGAACATCGGAAAGCCAATATTGACGCCATTTTCGCTTACTCTGTGTTTTTTCCGGTGGTGGAAATTATCCTGGCTATTTCCCTGGGGCTGATGGTATGGTGGGGATCCAACAAGGTACTGAACTATGAAGTGACCCAGGGTGTGATGATTGCTTTTATCATGTACCTGAATATGTTGTTCCGTCCGCTGCGGATGCTGGCAGATAAGTTTAACACCCTGCAGATGGGCATGGTGGCCAGCGAGCGCGTATTTAAGGTGCTGGACAACCAGGACTATATCCCCGACAAGGGCCATCAGCCGGCAGACAAGATGCAGGGCGCCATTACATTTGATCATGTTTCTTTTGCTTATGTAGAAGACCGCTATGTGCTGAAGGATATTACTTTCCAGGCCAAACCAGGTGATACGGTGGCTATTGTAGGGCACACCGGATCTGGTAAGACGACTATTATCAGCATCCTGAACAGGCTGTACGAAATCCAGAAGGGTAGTATTAAGATTGATGATATAGCATTACCGGACTATTCCCTGGAGGCGCTGCGCAGCAAGATCGGGGTGGTATTACAGGATGTGTTCCTGTTCTCCGGTTCCATCTATGATAACATTACACTGCACAACGGTGCCATTACGCGGGAGCAGGTGGAAGAGGCTTCAAAGCTGATCGGGATACATGATTTTATCATGCAGTTGCCCGGAGGCTATGATTATCAGGTGATGGAGAGGGGAAGTACCTTATCGTTGGGGCAGCGACAGCTGATTTCCTTTGTGCGGGCGTTGTTGTACAATCCGGCGATTCTGATACTGGATGAAGCGACCTCTTCTGTTGACACCGAGTCAGAGATGATGATACAAAATGCCATCGACAAGCTGATTGCCGACCGGACGGCTGTGATTATTGCGCACAGGCTGTCTACCATCAGTAAGGCGGATAAGATCATCGTGCTGGACAAGGGAGAGATCAAGGAGATGGGGACCCATGAAGAGCTGTTGAAGCTGGAAGGGTTTTATTTCAAGCTGCACAGTATGCAGTTTAATGCCAACAAAGTATAG
- a CDS encoding GDSL-type esterase/lipase family protein: MITGTENNLGRSMLTVLALLLTTFSTYAQNAGMIQQDTALFRAFDQLSKADSNVVSILHLGDSHVQAGYFSLATAALLQQQFGYAGRGFVFPYNLAGTNGPEDYRWNSPSRWTMERVIDRYKPPVLGPGAITIQTQATPALSFTGKQDAAMDNNFRKVQLLYDANTDSNNLVCPEAEITVTGMPFPGSPTIKMATLNFPQSSQSFQVRWENTGNLPFRFYGAVFQNGHNGVLYHSVGINGAMYQHYNDLSNVLLAQMSVLQPRLVIISLGTNEAYGKFDPLLFRNEIDKTVQLIRQQLPTACILLTTPPDCMRAVRKTTRKKIGKKKYRTIHSTAYYPNPYISMATQQIVGYARQHGVACWNFNAVNKDEKDRFAGGWAPDHIHFNPRGYQLQGQLLYEALKQSYNQYLQVKKKNQVNTDDRH, from the coding sequence ATGATTACAGGCACTGAGAATAACCTCGGAAGAAGTATGCTGACAGTGCTGGCACTGTTGCTCACCACCTTTTCAACCTATGCGCAAAATGCAGGCATGATCCAGCAGGATACTGCCTTGTTTCGTGCATTCGACCAGCTGTCCAAAGCAGACAGTAATGTGGTGTCCATACTTCACCTGGGCGATTCCCATGTACAGGCAGGCTATTTCTCCCTGGCTACAGCAGCCCTGCTGCAACAGCAGTTCGGCTATGCCGGCAGGGGTTTTGTTTTCCCGTACAACCTGGCCGGTACCAACGGTCCCGAAGACTATCGCTGGAACAGCCCATCCCGCTGGACCATGGAAAGGGTAATAGACCGCTACAAACCACCCGTATTGGGACCCGGCGCCATCACCATACAAACACAGGCCACCCCGGCCCTGTCCTTTACCGGCAAACAGGATGCTGCCATGGACAACAACTTCCGCAAAGTGCAGTTGCTCTATGATGCCAATACCGACAGTAATAACCTCGTATGTCCTGAAGCTGAGATAACGGTAACGGGTATGCCATTCCCCGGTTCTCCGACCATCAAAATGGCTACACTTAACTTCCCTCAGTCTTCCCAGTCCTTCCAGGTGCGCTGGGAAAATACGGGCAACCTTCCTTTCCGCTTTTACGGTGCCGTATTCCAGAATGGACATAACGGTGTTTTATATCACAGTGTAGGCATCAACGGTGCGATGTACCAGCATTACAACGACCTGAGCAACGTACTGCTGGCGCAAATGTCGGTACTCCAGCCCCGGCTGGTCATCATCTCCCTGGGCACCAACGAAGCCTATGGTAAGTTTGACCCCCTGCTGTTCAGAAATGAAATCGACAAAACAGTACAACTGATACGTCAACAACTGCCTACTGCCTGTATCCTGCTCACCACCCCGCCAGACTGTATGCGGGCCGTGAGAAAAACCACCCGGAAAAAAATAGGCAAGAAAAAATACCGCACCATCCATTCTACCGCCTATTATCCCAATCCGTATATATCCATGGCAACACAACAGATTGTAGGATATGCCCGGCAACATGGGGTGGCCTGCTGGAATTTCAACGCTGTAAACAAAGACGAGAAAGACCGCTTTGCAGGAGGATGGGCACCAGACCATATTCATTTTAATCCAAGAGGATATCAGTTACAGGGACAGCTTCTGTATGAGGCTCTGAAACAATCCTACAATCAATATTTACAGGTAAAAAAGAAAAACCAAGTCAACACGGATGATCGACATTAG
- a CDS encoding cell wall metabolism sensor histidine kinase WalK, whose translation MFKAKNLSPQKLAGFTALVLSAIIALGSYLVDGNWKIVLGAFLLTFLVSYYLYLYTLQNFIYRKIKLIYKFIYQTKASKREEFFHKNILPLKTIEEVSEDVEKWASQKKEELENLRRNEAFRKEFLLNLSHELKTPIFAVQGYIHTLLDGALEDPAVNKLFLKNATKNIDRLCRLIDDLDEISKLESGEMTINSETFVIQDLLKDVFDTLSLKANTKGIKFSIKKGCEAPVPVLADKEKIRQVLINLVDNSIKYGKPDGHTVASIYNMDDKRVLVEISDDGIGMAEEHLPRVFERFYRTDRARSRDIGGTGLGLAIVKHIVEAHDQSITVRSKPEIGSTFGFTMEAGKESML comes from the coding sequence ATGTTTAAAGCAAAAAACCTGTCCCCGCAAAAACTGGCGGGATTTACAGCCCTGGTGCTATCAGCCATAATAGCACTCGGCAGCTACCTGGTGGATGGTAACTGGAAAATAGTATTGGGAGCCTTCCTACTCACTTTCCTGGTATCTTACTACCTCTATCTGTATACGCTGCAGAACTTCATCTACAGAAAGATAAAACTCATCTATAAGTTTATCTATCAAACCAAAGCGTCCAAAAGGGAAGAGTTTTTCCATAAAAATATCCTTCCCCTGAAGACCATTGAAGAGGTAAGCGAAGATGTGGAGAAGTGGGCCAGCCAGAAAAAGGAAGAACTGGAAAACCTGCGTCGTAATGAAGCTTTCCGGAAAGAGTTCCTGCTCAACCTGTCACATGAGCTTAAAACGCCCATCTTCGCAGTACAGGGCTATATCCACACCCTGCTGGATGGTGCCCTTGAAGATCCGGCAGTGAATAAACTGTTCCTGAAAAACGCCACCAAAAATATCGACCGCCTTTGCCGCCTGATAGACGACCTCGATGAAATCTCCAAGCTGGAAAGCGGCGAGATGACGATCAACAGCGAGACTTTCGTTATCCAGGACCTGTTAAAAGACGTGTTCGACACCCTCTCCCTGAAAGCCAATACCAAAGGCATTAAATTCAGTATCAAAAAAGGTTGCGAAGCACCTGTCCCTGTGCTGGCCGACAAGGAAAAAATCCGTCAGGTACTTATTAACCTGGTAGACAACTCCATCAAATACGGCAAACCCGACGGCCATACTGTGGCCAGCATCTACAACATGGATGACAAAAGGGTGCTGGTGGAAATCTCCGACGATGGTATCGGCATGGCGGAAGAACACCTCCCCCGCGTATTTGAACGTTTTTACCGGACAGACCGGGCACGCAGCCGCGATATCGGCGGAACAGGCCTGGGGCTGGCCATCGTAAAACATATCGTGGAAGCACACGACCAGTCCATCACCGTACGCAGTAAACCGGAGATAGGCAGCACATTCGGCTTTACTATGGAAGCCGGCAAAGAATCCATGTTGTAA
- a CDS encoding GDSL-type esterase/lipase family protein, producing MVASYRTTITHTFSGNWKDYHYKNSPPANISLGLSGHTFYPGSDSWIKYTPVKKPRLDKFDEISVLYGPSETGTININDRAYTLSGNAPVNRLDLRQDTGAPSLTIKYGGGPTVPFYGVCFETENGVYVDNFSFRGISGVELGHLSADMVRRMQQERPYDLIVLHYGANVLFRPELTDYSWYERPMKKVVDSLRRDLPGTSFLIVGTADKSYKKGDRYITAPGVEALLKVQHDLASEYGTAYWNLYAAMGGQGSMVKWVEGDTVLANKDYTHLNRQGASKVGALLYKAIMNDYRH from the coding sequence GTGGTGGCCAGCTACCGGACTACCATCACCCACACTTTTTCCGGCAACTGGAAAGATTATCACTATAAAAATTCACCCCCTGCCAATATTTCACTGGGCCTTTCCGGACATACCTTCTATCCTGGCAGCGACAGCTGGATAAAATACACACCTGTCAAAAAGCCACGCCTGGATAAGTTTGACGAAATATCTGTACTCTACGGCCCGTCTGAAACCGGTACGATCAATATTAACGATAGAGCCTACACGCTTTCCGGCAATGCGCCGGTTAACAGGCTGGACCTGCGTCAGGATACCGGCGCCCCCTCCCTGACTATTAAGTACGGTGGTGGCCCTACCGTACCTTTTTACGGCGTTTGCTTTGAAACCGAAAATGGCGTGTATGTAGACAATTTCTCTTTCCGTGGTATCAGCGGCGTAGAGCTCGGTCACCTGTCTGCCGATATGGTCCGCCGCATGCAACAGGAGCGTCCTTACGACCTCATCGTGCTGCATTATGGTGCCAACGTGCTCTTCCGCCCCGAACTGACGGATTACAGCTGGTACGAGCGCCCCATGAAAAAAGTAGTGGACTCCCTGCGCAGAGACCTGCCTGGCACTTCTTTCCTGATAGTAGGCACCGCTGACAAATCCTATAAAAAAGGTGACAGATATATCACCGCCCCCGGCGTGGAAGCGCTGCTGAAAGTACAACACGACCTCGCTTCAGAATATGGTACTGCCTACTGGAACCTCTACGCTGCCATGGGCGGCCAGGGGTCTATGGTGAAATGGGTGGAAGGCGATACCGTACTGGCCAATAAAGACTATACACACCTTAACAGACAGGGTGCGTCCAAAGTGGGGGCGCTGCTGTATAAAGCTATTATGAATGATTACAGGCACTGA